CGCCTCGGACATCGATTGCGAGATCGTAGCATCGAGCTCGAAGCGCCGGAGCCCAGAGATAGAACGGGAACGGCCAACCCGCCTTAAAGTTTCGGCGAAAACGGTTCCAACGGCTGACGTAAATGCGCCCGATCTCCTTCGAGGCCGCGAAGACTTCGCAATTCCACGGTGCCGCGAGCACATCGATCGTCGCTTGCGGAAACCGTCGCTTGAGCGACGCAAACATCGAGGTCGTCATGACGGCATCGCCGAGATGATCGAGTTGAATCAAGAGGATCTTGCCGACCGCTTCCGGATCGAGCGGTTTCGCAGCGGCTTCGCCGAACACCCTTCGCCAAGCATGCAACCATGCCGCGCCGATCGCATCGACGACGGCGAATAGCCATCGCCAGCGCGCGCGGACGAACCGGTAGCGAGTTGTGAGAGAGTTATTGAAGTTCATAAGCTGCGCGCGTTGCGACGGCGACCTGTTTCCAAGTAAACGAGTCGGCGACCAACCGTGAAAGTTCCGCTGAACGAGGGCGTTCGATGGCGCGAAGCACCGCCGAATGAATCTGTTTTAAGTCGTGCGGTAAGACGTACTCCGCGTGCGGTCCGAAATATTCTTCGGCGCAACCTCCGCGCGGCAGCACGAGCGGCGTTCCGGTCGCAGCGGCTTCGAGTGCGGCCAGTCCGGGCGTCTCGTACCACCCGACGAGCGTCAGGCAACGACAGGCCGCATAGGCCGAGGCGAGCAACGGGTCGTTGTGCCCTAGAGCGCCGAGAAAGTGAACGTTCGAGTCCGCTTCATGTCGGCATGTCGCCGCATACTTTTCATGGCCGGGCACGACATCGCCAAGAATCACCAGCGTTTGTCCGGAGTTGCGCAGCGCGCGTATCAAACCGAGTTGGTTCTTGCGCGGCTCGATCCGTCCGACGCAGAGCACGAAATCGCGCAACCCGAAACGGCGCGTAAAAGCCTGATCGTCGGCGAGTGCGAATCGTTCGTCGAACCCGTTTGGAACGACGCGAATCTTCTCGGCCGGTACTTCAAATAACCGCATCAATTGTTCCGCTTCCGACTGCGAGTTCGGCAGCAGCAGATCGGCCGTGTGATAGAGCCGCCGTCGCCAACTAGATAAGCCCGGCAGCGCGGCCCGCACGGCATATCGCGCGGCGGCGCGACCGCGCGCCAACCAGCCGGCGGATTCTCGCCAAGCATTGCGCCAGTCGAACCAGGCGATTGTCGACAGCGCGACGCGCTTCCCGTTTCGACGAGCGGCTTCGACGAGCGGCAGAAAGTCTTGTCTGCTTCCGAAAAAATGGAGCAGGTCGACGTCGTGGTTAAGCGAATCTTCCCATGGTCGCCAGAGCCTCGCGTCGAGTCCCGCTTCGCGTAAGCCGGCGGTCGTTTGCATGAGTTGAACTTCCCCACCGCCGGGAGCCGCACAAGCGTCGAACCGTCCGATCGTGCGAACGCGGAAGGGTTTGGTCGACAGTGCGGCCGCTTGCGCAGTCGCTTCTCGTCCGTGCGTTGTCGCAGCGGCAAGCCAATTGCCGCGATCCTCTGCGGGAGTGTGGTAAACGTTGTGCATCAGCCGCGGATCCGTCGCAAAGTTTTCTTCATCATGCCCGACCAATGGCCGGCATCGATCTCATCGACCGGCGTCACACGTTCCCAATCAAGGGCCCGACGGAGGATTGCTTTCACGTCGAGCGGCTTCGGCAGTCGCACCGGCGCGGGTAAGCGATAGGGTTCCCTAGAAGCGAACGAAAGTGCGCCGCGGGCGATGCGCAGCCGTGCCCGATCGAGCGCCACGCTAGCCGTTCGATCCTCGTCCACGATTTCGAGCGAGCAGGGACATTGCTGCGGCAAGCGATCTGCGGCTACAAGCCAACCATCGTCGGTGGCATACACTTCGAGTTCGATTCGGTTGCGAAGTCGCCACCAACGTTGGAACTCGAAGAGACTCGTGCGCCATACGTCCGGCAACTGCGAGATCGATCCGAGCACGCGCCGGAGCAACTCCGGGTAGCGGCCTACGCGGCCGTCGGGATGGCCGTAGAAGAAAATCGGTATTCGCGCTGCGTGCAAAGAGTCGGCCGCCGCGAGGAAGTGTTCGATCGTCGCTTCCACGGCTTCCCGTCGCGTCGATTCGTCGAGCACTTGCCTATTCACCGCAAGGTCGGCAGCCGCTTCCAGAACGATACCGAGGCACACCGGATGGATCGGGATCTGTAAGACGTCGGTTCTCGTCGGGAAAAAAGGGAGCTCGTCGTAAGCGAAACCGAACTCGGAGCTATGCGTGATGCCGAGCGTTTCGAGAGCCGTCGCGAGGCCTGGGTTGTAGCGTCCGTGCGGAGCTGCGAAGCCGGCGGGCTCAATGCCGCAACCGCGAAGCACGGCGATGCCGCGCTCGATATTCGCGATGTTTTCCGCTGCCGTGCGGTAAGTGTGATGACGGTAGCCATGCGAGCCGATGTCGAGTCCTGCGAGTTTGCGAACGGCATCTGCGTGTCGTTCGTGAGTCGAGCCGCAGACGAAGTGCGTCGTCATCGACGAATGCGGCGCGATTGCGTCGAGCGTCCGCTCGAAATCTTCGGCGACGAATTCATCGTGATCGAAACGAAAATTGGCGACGGTCCGATAGGGCCGCGGATAGGGTGCAACGCGCATCCACACACCGCCGCGCCTGTCGACTTCCGCGCGTAACAAGTTCATCACCTGTTCGCGAATCGCTCGTCGATCCATGGCGGCAATCTCTTCCGTCGCATCCCATTCGCCGACTCGCCAGGCAGCCCGCGAGGCTACCGCGGTTTCAATCGAGGCGAAAGCATCGCTGCCCAGGCCTTGATCTGCGAGGCGTTTTCGAAGCGTATCGACGTCGATCGCTTGCTGCTGCGAGGTTAAGAGTGGGTGATCTCGACGCGTATGCGAATCGAAGAGCACGAACCTGCCGTTCGACCGGCCCGGCTGGAATTTTACGGTTGGAATTCCCTCTTGCGCGAGCATCGAAGCGAGCGCGTCGGGCACCGCGTCGAGCAATAGCGGCAGCAGCGGAGGAGTCGCGGGCTTCATGCGGCTTCTCCTGCGCTAAGGCTCAAGCGCGCAACCGTCGCCGGTTCGCGATGCTCATGTCGCTCGGCGAGCATCTGCCGCCAGAGTCGGCGATGCTTCGTCGCCAATACCCATTCCGAGTAGCCGCTTAAGCCGCAAAATGTCCAGCCGACGGGACCGTCGAGCCAGCCTTGTTTCCAAACGAGCCGTCGAAATAGTTCTAGGCCGGGGCGCAGCCAAGCGTCGGTAAACGACGGCCGTTGCCAGCGAGCAACGCGGGCCTCGGCTTCCAGCGTCGTGTAGCGTTGCATCTTGCGATGAAAAGCTTCCGTCGTCGGGAGCGTGAAATGTTCGAGATGCGCATCGAGCTTGCCGACCGCGCCTGTGATCGCAAATCGTTCGTGGACGGCACCGCCCCAGCGTCCGGAGCCGCGACGCATGAGCCTGAGCGGGATGTCGTTTTGCGTGCCGCTGAAGCGAAATCGCCGACCAAAGATCGTGCTGCGGATCGGCACGCGATAGCCGGAACAAGCTTCGGTTCGAATGCGATGGCGAACCTCGGCGACAAGCCGCTCGGTCGAGCGTTCGTCGGCGTCGATGAAGAAGATCCAATCGCTATGGGCACCGTCGATAGCGGCGTTGCGCTGGTTGGCGAAGTTATCGAACGGACGCTCGATCACGTGTGCTCCGTGGCGCCGAGCGACTTCGACGGATCGATCGCGCGAGCCGCCGTCGACGACGACGATTTCGTCGGCCCATGCGAGGCGCGGAAGCAGATCGTCGAGGTGCGATTCCTCGTCGAGTGCGATCACGGCCGCGGTAATCGAGTTTGCGACGTCGAGCTTCGACTTCACGCGACGACCCTCACTGTCGCGCGGATTCGAGCCGTTCTCGTGAGCAAAAAGAATCGCGCAATCCAGCGCGCGTTGTAGTAGCAGGCGATCAAGGCGAGTTCGGCGGTGAGATAACCGGTTGCGAGCGCGGCTGCGGTCAGATGAATGCGCACGTCCGCATTTGCCGGTAGATGGTAGAGATACCGCGGCCACGACATCGCTTGCGGGTGTGCGTCGGCCGCTTGGTTCGATGCGTCCGCTGCGGTCGTGTCAGCGAGTTGAGTGGGGCCGAATAGCGTCTCTCCGGCGGCGAGGCCGTACATCAGCAAGTATTTTCCGAATAGAAATCCGATTAGGCAGACCCAAGGCCATTGCGATTGTGTCGCGTTCGCAGCGCAAACGGCCATGCAGACGTGCAGCCCGAGATCGACCGCTTCATCGACGTTGGCATCGAGCCAAGCCCCGAGCGGCGTTGCGCGGGCTTGTCGTCGGGCGAGAATTCCGTCGGCCCGATCGAAGAACCAAGCGACCAAGACGAGGATTGCAGCGACAAGCCCGTAGGTTGGCGACGCAAGGAGGCACGCGGCTGCCGAGCAGGCGCATATCAGACCTAGAAGCGTAAGATGCCACGGACGAACGCGTGTTTCGGCAAGCCCCTTGGAGAATAGGGCAGCTGCCGGACGGGAATACCATCGAGCGAGCGGATAATTCACGGCGCGACGTGCTTCTTCGGCGTCGAGTTCCGTCGCTTGATCACGACATGATTGAGCAGCGGTAATTACGAGCAGGCGAGTCGGTGAATGCCGTGAGAAGAATTCTCGCTCGCGAGCCGCCGAGTCAGCGCCGGTCGAGGCTTGGAAGCGGACGTTGCCCGAGCGCGCTTGCCATACGGCCCGTGCTTCCGAATAGGCGCGCAGGAATGGGAAGCGATCGCCGACGGGGGGTCCTATAGCGCGCACAAGATCGCGAGCAGCGCGTAGCGGCAGTCGGCAAAAATACGCCGCACGATGCCGCAGGCAGCGCAGGTTTTTCCATTGAAATAAGAGGGTGTTTCGGAGTGCTAGTCG
The window above is part of the Planctomycetia bacterium genome. Proteins encoded here:
- a CDS encoding CDP-alcohol phosphatidyltransferase family protein, with protein sequence MDAADIDVLVLNYDGRALLAECLPSIVRAAAASRHTCRVTVVDNRSSDDPTAWLAAEFPTVAVRSLPNDGLSSFNTIARELSSRVLVLLNNDIKLADDAIDPLVEPLLAQHSSDAPCEPTFANEQIFMTAPRCYLFDGVTYEGFKTSVVMRHGIVQATSLFAGCEEVADLPGPTASAGAALAVDRRIFVALGGFDPLYLPGRIEDLDFAYRGFLAGYQAVYIPEAVALHRGCATFGRVFGNTESDRLALRNTLLFQWKNLRCLRHRAAYFCRLPLRAARDLVRAIGPPVGDRFPFLRAYSEARAVWQARSGNVRFQASTGADSAAREREFFSRHSPTRLLVITAAQSCRDQATELDAEEARRAVNYPLARWYSRPAAALFSKGLAETRVRPWHLTLLGLICACSAAACLLASPTYGLVAAILVLVAWFFDRADGILARRQARATPLGAWLDANVDEAVDLGLHVCMAVCAANATQSQWPWVCLIGFLFGKYLLMYGLAAGETLFGPTQLADTTAADASNQAADAHPQAMSWPRYLYHLPANADVRIHLTAAALATGYLTAELALIACYYNARWIARFFLLTRTARIRATVRVVA
- a CDS encoding glycosyltransferase family 2 protein, with the protein product MKSKLDVANSITAAVIALDEESHLDDLLPRLAWADEIVVVDGGSRDRSVEVARRHGAHVIERPFDNFANQRNAAIDGAHSDWIFFIDADERSTERLVAEVRHRIRTEACSGYRVPIRSTIFGRRFRFSGTQNDIPLRLMRRGSGRWGGAVHERFAITGAVGKLDAHLEHFTLPTTEAFHRKMQRYTTLEAEARVARWQRPSFTDAWLRPGLELFRRLVWKQGWLDGPVGWTFCGLSGYSEWVLATKHRRLWRQMLAERHEHREPATVARLSLSAGEAA
- a CDS encoding glycosyltransferase, with product MHNVYHTPAEDRGNWLAAATTHGREATAQAAALSTKPFRVRTIGRFDACAAPGGGEVQLMQTTAGLREAGLDARLWRPWEDSLNHDVDLLHFFGSRQDFLPLVEAARRNGKRVALSTIAWFDWRNAWRESAGWLARGRAAARYAVRAALPGLSSWRRRLYHTADLLLPNSQSEAEQLMRLFEVPAEKIRVVPNGFDERFALADDQAFTRRFGLRDFVLCVGRIEPRKNQLGLIRALRNSGQTLVILGDVVPGHEKYAATCRHEADSNVHFLGALGHNDPLLASAYAACRCLTLVGWYETPGLAALEAAATGTPLVLPRGGCAEEYFGPHAEYVLPHDLKQIHSAVLRAIERPRSAELSRLVADSFTWKQVAVATRAAYELQ
- a CDS encoding polysaccharide deacetylase family protein, yielding MKPATPPLLPLLLDAVPDALASMLAQEGIPTVKFQPGRSNGRFVLFDSHTRRDHPLLTSQQQAIDVDTLRKRLADQGLGSDAFASIETAVASRAAWRVGEWDATEEIAAMDRRAIREQVMNLLRAEVDRRGGVWMRVAPYPRPYRTVANFRFDHDEFVAEDFERTLDAIAPHSSMTTHFVCGSTHERHADAVRKLAGLDIGSHGYRHHTYRTAAENIANIERGIAVLRGCGIEPAGFAAPHGRYNPGLATALETLGITHSSEFGFAYDELPFFPTRTDVLQIPIHPVCLGIVLEAAADLAVNRQVLDESTRREAVEATIEHFLAAADSLHAARIPIFFYGHPDGRVGRYPELLRRVLGSISQLPDVWRTSLFEFQRWWRLRNRIELEVYATDDGWLVAADRLPQQCPCSLEIVDEDRTASVALDRARLRIARGALSFASREPYRLPAPVRLPKPLDVKAILRRALDWERVTPVDEIDAGHWSGMMKKTLRRIRG